From the genome of Pseudomonas sp. gcc21, one region includes:
- a CDS encoding PAS domain-containing protein, whose protein sequence is MINAKLLQRVVEASNDGIVVAEQEGDDNILIYANPAFQRLTGYQVDDILYQDCRFLQNGDRDQPGLAAIREAIQNGHPCRQVLRNYRQDATAFWNELSITPVFNEADQLTYFIGIQRDVSTEVETQNRVRELEAEVAELKHQLAQLQNKA, encoded by the coding sequence ATGATCAACGCAAAACTGCTGCAACGGGTAGTAGAGGCATCCAATGACGGCATCGTAGTAGCCGAACAGGAAGGCGACGACAATATCCTCATCTATGCCAACCCTGCCTTTCAGCGCCTGACGGGCTACCAGGTCGATGACATTCTTTATCAGGACTGCCGTTTTCTGCAGAACGGTGACCGAGACCAACCCGGTCTGGCTGCGATTCGCGAAGCCATTCAGAATGGCCATCCGTGCCGCCAGGTCCTTCGTAATTACCGCCAGGACGCCACCGCCTTCTGGAACGAGCTGTCGATTACCCCGGTTTTCAACGAGGCTGACCAGCTCACCTATTTCATTGGCATTCAGAGAGATGTGAGCACTGAAGTCGAGACTCAGAATCGAGTGCGCGAGCTCGAAGCGGAGGTCGCCGAGTTGAAGCACCAGCTGGCGCAGCTGCAAAATAAAGCCTGA
- a CDS encoding EAL domain-containing protein yields MTHQPSTNPCQACRDGKALGFDFSMAFQPIVDLRDNSLYAYEALVRGTDGSGAAAVLGRVNEHNRYAFDQACRIKAVELAARLQMPCMLSINFLPNAVYQAATCIRATLAAARRFGFPTERIIFEITESEELVDKAHLKDIVTEYQRQKFRTAIDDFGAGYSGLNLLAEFQPDIIKLDMALVRNIHTHPVRRAIVQGILGVCQALNIDVIAEGIETVGELCELQSLGVHLFQSYLFARPAFEALPEVAWPAS; encoded by the coding sequence ATGACCCATCAACCTTCGACAAATCCCTGCCAGGCCTGCCGTGATGGAAAGGCCCTGGGGTTTGATTTCAGCATGGCGTTTCAGCCGATCGTTGATCTACGCGACAACAGCCTGTATGCCTACGAGGCGCTGGTGCGTGGCACCGACGGCAGCGGCGCTGCGGCAGTGCTCGGGCGGGTCAACGAACACAACCGCTATGCCTTCGACCAGGCGTGCCGGATCAAGGCAGTAGAGCTGGCTGCGCGTCTCCAGATGCCCTGTATGTTGAGCATCAATTTTTTGCCTAATGCGGTTTACCAGGCCGCGACCTGTATTCGCGCGACCCTGGCTGCTGCGCGACGTTTCGGTTTTCCCACCGAAAGGATTATTTTCGAGATTACCGAGAGTGAGGAGTTGGTAGACAAGGCGCACTTGAAGGACATCGTCACCGAGTATCAGCGGCAGAAGTTCAGGACGGCGATTGATGATTTTGGCGCCGGTTATTCAGGGCTCAATCTACTCGCCGAGTTTCAGCCGGACATTATCAAACTCGATATGGCGCTGGTGAGAAACATTCATACGCATCCGGTCCGCCGGGCCATCGTGCAAGGAATACTCGGCGTATGCCAGGCGCTGAATATCGATGTTATCGCCGAGGGGATCGAGACGGTGGGAGAGCTGTGTGAATTACAAAGCCTGGGGGTTCATCTGTTCCAGAGTTATCTGTTCGCCCGTCCGGCTTTCGAAGCGTTGCCTGAGGTAGCCTGGCCGGCATCCTGA
- a CDS encoding DUF523 and DUF1722 domain-containing protein yields MAVTRDAIKIGISACLLGHPVRYNGGHKQSRLCSDVLARHFEFTPFCPEQAIGLATPREPIRLVGDPASPQALGSVNRALDVTDALTTFGTQTAEQLDDICGYILMQKSPSCGMERVKVYQDNGQPADGGGRGLFAAALMRARPDLPVEEDGRLNDPVLRENFITRVFAYAEWQRLQRAGLTRRGLITFHERYKYQLMATCIQQYRQLGREVAQSASIPLEAFAPRYFSQLMAALKQPASRGSHSNVLQHLSGYLKRALSSPEKQELGKLIEQYRTGVVPLVVPITLIKHHFRRHPDSYIDRQVYLQPHPEDLSLRNAL; encoded by the coding sequence ATGGCCGTCACCCGAGACGCTATCAAGATCGGCATAAGCGCCTGCCTGTTAGGACACCCTGTGCGCTACAACGGCGGCCATAAGCAATCGCGATTGTGCAGCGATGTCCTGGCCCGCCATTTTGAGTTCACACCGTTCTGCCCCGAGCAGGCGATAGGCCTTGCCACGCCGCGGGAACCGATACGCCTGGTTGGCGATCCGGCCAGTCCACAGGCGTTGGGCAGCGTCAACCGCGCGCTTGATGTGACCGACGCGCTCACCACCTTCGGCACGCAGACCGCTGAGCAGCTTGACGACATCTGCGGCTATATCCTGATGCAGAAATCGCCTTCCTGCGGCATGGAGCGCGTCAAGGTATATCAGGATAACGGGCAACCCGCTGATGGTGGGGGTCGCGGGTTGTTCGCCGCAGCGCTGATGCGTGCGCGCCCGGATCTGCCGGTCGAAGAAGACGGTCGACTGAACGATCCGGTACTCCGTGAAAACTTCATCACCCGCGTTTTCGCCTATGCCGAATGGCAACGGTTACAACGAGCCGGCCTGACGCGGCGTGGACTGATTACCTTCCATGAGCGCTACAAGTATCAACTCATGGCAACCTGCATCCAACAATACCGGCAACTCGGACGCGAAGTCGCGCAAAGCGCCTCCATACCGCTGGAGGCGTTTGCGCCACGGTATTTCAGCCAGCTCATGGCTGCGCTGAAGCAGCCCGCCAGCCGTGGTAGCCACAGCAATGTGCTGCAGCATCTGTCCGGTTATCTCAAACGCGCGCTCAGCTCGCCGGAGAAGCAGGAGCTTGGGAAATTGATTGAGCAGTACCGCACAGGAGTAGTACCTCTGGTCGTGCCGATCACCCTGATCAAACACCATTTCCGCAGGCACCCGGATAGCTATATTGATCGGCAGGTGTATTTGCAGCCGCACCCTGAAGATCTCAGCCTGCGTAACGCACTGTGA
- a CDS encoding MerR family transcriptional regulator, whose product MTTQQSTSSGSQLADDVLPIREAARQTGVNPVTLRAWERRYGLIQPERTPKGHRLYNAEHITRIRQVLGWLQRGVAVGQVKPLLQDSPFEPALNSLWDEQLSEWLTCIEELAERRLDELCNQAFALYPSETLCEHLLSPLIAQLQSRWNAQRSVRVEQVFFLCWLRNKLSTRIYHGNRLLSGAPLLMLNLSERVMEPNLWICAWLASSAGYPVRVLEYPVPAEDITLTAERIRPCALLLFSDQAVDLAYLKRLLGASRSCTLLCGQAVSIHRHALQDLPALHAADSPLAALHCLQRLSPPDNH is encoded by the coding sequence GTGACCACACAACAGAGTACCAGCAGCGGCTCCCAGCTGGCCGATGACGTGTTGCCGATCCGTGAGGCGGCCCGCCAGACCGGCGTGAACCCCGTGACTCTACGCGCCTGGGAGCGCCGATATGGGCTGATTCAGCCCGAGCGCACTCCCAAGGGCCACCGCCTGTACAACGCGGAACATATCACCCGGATTCGCCAGGTGCTCGGTTGGCTCCAGCGCGGCGTAGCGGTCGGCCAGGTGAAACCCCTTTTACAAGACTCACCGTTTGAGCCAGCGCTGAACTCTTTATGGGATGAACAACTGAGTGAATGGCTGACGTGCATCGAAGAGCTTGCCGAGCGCCGGCTGGACGAGTTATGCAACCAGGCGTTCGCCCTTTATCCCTCGGAAACGTTATGCGAGCACCTGCTCTCTCCTTTGATAGCGCAGCTGCAGTCGCGCTGGAACGCCCAGCGCAGTGTTCGCGTGGAACAGGTATTTTTTCTGTGCTGGCTGCGCAACAAGCTAAGCACCCGGATTTACCACGGGAACCGGCTGTTGAGCGGTGCGCCGTTGTTGATGCTGAACCTGTCGGAGCGCGTCATGGAGCCGAACCTATGGATATGCGCCTGGTTGGCAAGCAGTGCTGGTTACCCAGTGCGGGTGCTTGAGTACCCCGTTCCGGCTGAAGATATTACGCTCACAGCAGAGCGAATCCGTCCTTGCGCACTGCTGCTATTCAGTGATCAAGCTGTTGACCTGGCCTATCTGAAGCGCTTGCTGGGGGCCAGTCGGTCATGCACCCTGCTATGCGGCCAGGCCGTGAGCATTCACCGCCATGCATTGCAGGATCTGCCCGCCCTGCACGCCGCAGACAGTCCGCTCGCTGCACTGCATTGCCTGCAGCGGCTCAGCCCACCCGACAACCATTGA
- the phrB gene encoding deoxyribodipyrimidine photo-lyase, whose amino-acid sequence MRQLMWFRSDLRVQDNTALTASMQAGPTIAVFLLSPAQWHAHHDAPCKVDFWLRNLAMLQRELKQLNVPLLIRHAPLWSDAPDVVADLCREHDIASVQVNAEYGVNEARRDEAVAARLAALSITMQSHLDQLLFQPGSILTRSGKYFQAFSQFRKVCYQRLNTAPPATLGLPPAQLALDIPSDSIPERVSGFAPPDVHLQAPWPAGEAEAGERLERFATERLDDYNRDRDLPAKPGTSQISAYLAAGVLSPRQCLHAALRSNRGEFETGSPGAVTWINELLWREFYKHILVGYPQVSRHKAFRSATEVLPWRHDPQALAAWQQGRTGFPLIDAAMRQMLATGWMHNRLRMVVAMFLSKNLLIDWREGERFFMQHLIDGDLAANNGGWQWSASTGTDAVPWFRIFNPVTQSRRFDPDGRFIRYWLPELATLDNRSIHEPTSAGDLFGTADYPPPIVDLAESRRRALEAFKNLSSIGTPT is encoded by the coding sequence ATGCGGCAGTTGATGTGGTTTCGCAGCGATCTACGCGTGCAGGACAACACCGCCCTGACCGCCTCCATGCAAGCTGGACCGACCATTGCAGTTTTTTTACTCAGCCCCGCCCAATGGCACGCGCACCATGACGCGCCGTGCAAAGTCGATTTCTGGCTGCGCAATCTCGCCATGCTTCAGCGGGAGCTGAAACAGCTGAACGTTCCTTTGCTTATCCGTCATGCCCCGCTTTGGTCAGATGCCCCGGACGTTGTAGCTGATCTGTGCCGCGAGCATGACATTGCCAGCGTTCAGGTGAATGCTGAATACGGCGTGAACGAAGCGCGGCGCGATGAAGCCGTTGCAGCCCGTCTGGCTGCACTGAGTATCACTATGCAAAGTCATCTGGATCAGCTGCTGTTTCAGCCAGGCAGCATTCTGACGCGTTCGGGTAAGTACTTTCAGGCCTTCAGCCAGTTTCGCAAGGTCTGTTACCAACGCCTGAACACCGCGCCGCCAGCAACCCTGGGCTTGCCGCCCGCTCAACTCGCACTGGACATTCCGAGCGACTCGATCCCGGAGAGGGTTTCAGGTTTCGCTCCACCGGACGTCCACTTGCAGGCCCCGTGGCCAGCCGGCGAAGCCGAGGCTGGCGAACGCCTGGAGCGTTTCGCCACCGAGCGGCTGGATGACTATAACCGCGACCGCGATCTGCCCGCTAAACCCGGCACCAGCCAGATCTCGGCTTACCTGGCGGCGGGTGTGTTGTCGCCGCGCCAGTGTCTGCATGCGGCACTGCGCAGTAACCGCGGCGAGTTCGAGACCGGCAGCCCCGGGGCTGTTACCTGGATCAATGAGCTGCTGTGGCGAGAGTTCTACAAACACATTCTCGTCGGGTATCCGCAGGTTTCGCGGCACAAGGCATTCCGCTCGGCAACCGAAGTCCTCCCCTGGCGTCACGATCCGCAGGCGTTGGCCGCCTGGCAACAAGGGCGTACCGGCTTTCCGCTGATCGACGCGGCCATGCGTCAAATGCTGGCTACGGGCTGGATGCACAACCGCCTGCGCATGGTGGTAGCGATGTTTCTCAGCAAAAACCTGCTGATCGATTGGCGCGAGGGCGAACGCTTCTTCATGCAGCATTTGATCGACGGCGATCTGGCCGCCAATAACGGCGGCTGGCAATGGAGCGCCTCTACCGGCACAGACGCCGTGCCATGGTTCCGCATTTTCAATCCAGTCACCCAGTCCCGCCGGTTCGATCCGGACGGCCGCTTCATCCGTTACTGGCTCCCCGAGCTGGCTACGCTGGACAATCGAAGCATTCATGAGCCGACGTCAGCCGGGGATCTATTCGGGACAGCGGACTACCCGCCGCCCATCGTTGATCTCGCCGAAAGTCGGCGACGTGCCTTGGAGGCATTCAAGAATTTATCTTCAATAGGTACGCCAACCTGA
- a CDS encoding SOS response-associated peptidase family protein, translating into MCGRIAQHSALQLYLRYLANQSVKQPTSEPPIGRYNVPPGTLVHLIRQDGVELRTTQVKWGYAPAWAKDRRAPAINARLETATTSRFWKAIWGSGRSLVPADGWFEWAADADDPKRKQPYYLRLKSNEPMFLAAIAASPHGDSPGGFAIITDDSDQGMVDIHDRRPVALPAHVAREWLDPALPANYARDLARYHSLPTDAFKWYAVTRAVGNVSNDGPEMIAPLPPEDLSLGESLPLF; encoded by the coding sequence ATGTGTGGACGTATCGCGCAGCACAGTGCGCTGCAACTCTATCTTCGTTATCTGGCTAATCAGTCCGTTAAGCAGCCAACGAGTGAGCCACCCATAGGCCGCTACAACGTGCCGCCGGGTACCCTGGTCCATCTGATCCGTCAGGACGGCGTGGAACTGCGTACCACTCAGGTGAAATGGGGCTATGCCCCTGCATGGGCAAAAGACCGGCGTGCGCCGGCTATCAATGCTCGACTGGAAACCGCTACAACCAGTCGATTCTGGAAAGCCATCTGGGGAAGCGGACGGAGCCTGGTGCCGGCCGATGGCTGGTTCGAATGGGCTGCGGATGCGGATGACCCCAAGCGCAAGCAACCTTACTATCTGAGACTGAAGAGCAACGAACCGATGTTTCTGGCTGCCATCGCAGCCTCCCCGCACGGAGACAGTCCCGGAGGCTTTGCCATCATTACGGATGATTCTGATCAGGGCATGGTGGATATTCATGATCGACGTCCCGTCGCGCTACCGGCGCATGTCGCGCGCGAATGGCTCGACCCCGCATTGCCGGCCAACTATGCTCGGGACCTGGCACGTTATCACTCACTGCCCACCGACGCCTTTAAGTGGTATGCAGTGACCAGAGCGGTAGGGAACGTCAGCAATGACGGCCCGGAGATGATTGCTCCGCTTCCGCCAGAAGACCTCTCGCTAGGAGAATCCCTCCCGCTGTTCTGA
- a CDS encoding response regulator, which yields MTKRRLLVVDDNAATRYSIRRRLEAHGYQVLEAGNGADGLALIDEHPIDALILDINLPDMSGFDIARRLRFDPRTAVLPVIHVSAASIETSDIINGLESGADAYLVHPIDPDVLLATLGTLLRVRDTERALKEREEHFREIFENISAPIAVVDSSFQVHNKNRALSRLIASCPGDDISRCMADGQDELLETISARIKAGERWTGTATMRGPVSERITQWQVAPYRPPDLALVFIEDVTERLQKERNQEQQLATVSHQLQHEVKERERTEAQLLQAGKMDSLGKLTGGIAHDFNNLLTSVIMSLELILERVEAGRYSQIKRYADTALQSAKSGAGLTHRLLAFARQQPLEARSVDVNALVDSLDDFIRRAIGENIILTLELAPTPVIAYADGSQLESALINLVINARDALPNGGEICISTEVVTVERDPEIADGRYVALKVRDNGIGIAPEVLDKVFDPFFTTKSVGKGTGLGLSMLYGFAGQSGGVARLCSEVGQFTEVMLLLPVGEEIHQATEVEGAATRATTSGHILIVEDIIAVSAAISERLTDAGYQCTQTDNVESALALLHGDAPIDLLLTDIGLPRMSGHELADEARRVRPNLPVLFMTGYAESARDRNQFSQPGTDILMKPFSMDDLLVKLLRLMSPA from the coding sequence ATGACTAAACGGAGACTGCTGGTTGTTGATGACAACGCAGCCACGCGGTATTCGATCCGCCGCCGGCTTGAGGCTCACGGCTATCAGGTACTCGAGGCAGGCAACGGTGCTGACGGGCTGGCGCTGATTGATGAACACCCAATCGATGCCTTGATTCTGGATATCAATCTGCCTGACATGAGCGGCTTTGATATCGCGCGCCGTTTACGCTTCGATCCTCGCACGGCGGTCTTGCCAGTCATCCACGTCTCGGCCGCTTCGATCGAGACCAGCGACATCATCAACGGTCTGGAATCCGGTGCGGACGCCTATCTGGTTCATCCGATTGATCCGGATGTGCTGCTGGCAACGCTGGGAACGCTGCTGCGTGTTCGCGATACAGAGCGGGCGCTGAAGGAGCGGGAGGAGCACTTCCGCGAGATCTTCGAAAACATATCTGCACCTATCGCTGTAGTTGATTCGTCGTTTCAGGTGCACAACAAGAACCGTGCGCTCTCAAGGCTGATCGCCAGCTGTCCCGGCGACGATATTTCCAGATGCATGGCTGACGGCCAGGACGAGTTGCTGGAAACCATCAGCGCGAGAATCAAGGCCGGTGAACGGTGGACCGGGACGGCCACCATGCGTGGACCGGTTTCAGAGCGTATTACCCAGTGGCAGGTGGCGCCGTACCGGCCGCCGGATCTGGCGCTCGTTTTTATTGAGGATGTAACCGAGCGATTGCAGAAAGAGCGCAACCAGGAGCAGCAGCTGGCCACCGTCAGCCATCAATTGCAACACGAGGTAAAGGAGCGCGAGCGTACCGAGGCGCAGCTACTGCAAGCTGGCAAGATGGATTCTCTCGGCAAACTGACCGGAGGCATTGCCCATGATTTCAATAACCTTCTCACCAGCGTGATCATGAGCCTGGAGCTCATCCTCGAGCGGGTTGAGGCCGGGCGCTATAGCCAGATCAAACGCTATGCTGACACGGCGCTGCAATCGGCGAAAAGCGGAGCGGGCCTGACCCACCGTTTGCTTGCCTTTGCCAGGCAGCAACCGCTGGAAGCCCGATCTGTTGACGTCAATGCGCTGGTGGATTCGCTGGATGACTTCATTCGTCGTGCGATTGGCGAAAACATCATTTTGACGCTGGAGTTGGCGCCCACGCCGGTGATCGCCTATGCCGATGGCAGCCAGCTTGAGAGCGCACTCATCAACCTGGTAATCAATGCGCGCGACGCGCTGCCTAATGGCGGTGAGATCTGCATAAGCACTGAGGTCGTGACGGTGGAGCGCGATCCTGAAATTGCAGACGGGCGTTACGTCGCGCTCAAGGTCAGGGATAACGGCATAGGTATCGCACCTGAGGTGCTGGATAAGGTGTTCGACCCGTTCTTCACCACTAAATCCGTCGGCAAAGGGACCGGGCTGGGCTTGTCGATGCTGTATGGCTTTGCTGGTCAGTCCGGCGGTGTGGCAAGACTATGCAGTGAAGTGGGTCAATTCACCGAGGTCATGTTGTTATTGCCGGTCGGGGAAGAAATCCACCAGGCAACTGAAGTCGAAGGCGCCGCTACCCGCGCCACCACGAGCGGGCACATTCTGATAGTTGAAGACATCATCGCTGTGAGTGCCGCCATCAGCGAACGGCTCACTGACGCCGGTTATCAGTGCACACAGACCGATAATGTAGAGAGCGCGTTGGCACTGCTTCATGGCGACGCGCCGATTGATCTGCTGCTGACCGATATCGGGTTGCCACGCATGAGTGGGCATGAGCTGGCGGATGAAGCGCGGCGCGTACGGCCCAACCTGCCGGTATTGTTCATGACCGGTTATGCAGAAAGCGCCAGGGACCGAAACCAGTTCAGCCAGCCTGGCACGGATATTCTGATGAAGCCTTTCAGCATGGACGACCTGCTGGTCAAATTGCTGCGGCTGATGAGTCCGGCATGA
- a CDS encoding sensor histidine kinase KdpD has protein sequence MADPSEIARLQGENEALRQELDETNQGVLALYAELDAQAEQLRQASELKSRFLSYMSHEFRTPLGSILSIASLLKDELDGPLNEEQQKQVMFVKSAAQELTEMVNDLLDLAKIEAGRITISPAWFDMFDFFAALRGMFRPIVDTEAVDLIFEEPVGVQRLYTDDKKLAQILRNFISNALKFTLRGEVRVSAQMIGENEVRFSVSDTGIGIPADMHDRLFEDFVQIDSPLQKRLRGTGLGLSLCKRYAELLGGRVGIESEPGVGSTFYLVIPVSLRTEANDD, from the coding sequence ATGGCTGATCCAAGTGAAATAGCGCGTTTGCAGGGTGAGAACGAGGCCTTGCGGCAGGAGCTGGATGAGACCAACCAGGGCGTGCTGGCACTCTATGCCGAGCTGGATGCGCAGGCCGAGCAATTAAGGCAGGCGTCCGAGCTCAAGAGCCGCTTCCTGTCCTACATGAGTCACGAATTCCGCACCCCGCTTGGTTCGATACTGAGTATCGCCAGCCTGCTCAAGGACGAGCTGGACGGGCCGCTTAACGAGGAACAACAAAAGCAGGTAATGTTCGTCAAGAGCGCAGCGCAAGAGCTGACGGAAATGGTCAACGACCTGCTCGACCTGGCCAAGATCGAGGCAGGGCGTATTACCATTTCGCCAGCCTGGTTCGATATGTTCGATTTCTTCGCCGCGTTGCGCGGTATGTTTCGGCCAATCGTTGATACCGAGGCGGTGGATCTGATCTTCGAAGAGCCGGTCGGCGTGCAGCGGTTGTACACCGATGACAAGAAGCTCGCGCAGATCCTGCGAAATTTCATATCCAATGCGCTGAAATTCACCTTGCGCGGGGAAGTACGGGTTTCCGCCCAAATGATCGGGGAAAACGAGGTGCGTTTTTCGGTGAGCGACACCGGCATCGGCATTCCCGCTGACATGCATGACCGACTATTCGAGGATTTCGTGCAGATCGACTCGCCTCTGCAGAAACGTCTGCGCGGCACCGGGCTCGGCCTGTCGCTGTGCAAACGGTACGCAGAGCTACTCGGCGGACGTGTTGGCATCGAAAGCGAGCCAGGGGTCGGTTCAACGTTTTATCTGGTGATCCCGGTGTCACTCAGAACGGAGGCAAACGATGACTAA
- a CDS encoding ATP-binding protein, producing MNLAGTLTEVIPVEDDSRIGQARRRAKQLAEQLGFDQAGAGRAALVATELTTNILKHAQNGELHCRVVPGRGGQGIEFIAIDRGPGFDAHRCLRDGFSTGGTPGEGLGSISRQSQVLDIYADERGAVVMARVYPPGVTDLRVGVNQHAMRNQTACGDVWHLAVQGARLSALVIDGLGHGEEAEVAARCGAEAFAQRPFEHPDTLLADMHRAMNGTRGGAAAIAQYNSDSAALQFGGIGNIGARLISMHGSRGLASHPGIVGVQFRKAHTFVYAEANAQLLVMYSDGLQSRWDLGDYPALAMQHPATVAAVLHRDFCRGRDDVTVVAIDLELLNG from the coding sequence TTGAACCTTGCAGGTACCCTCACCGAGGTGATACCGGTCGAGGACGACAGTCGTATCGGCCAGGCCCGTCGTCGGGCCAAGCAACTGGCCGAACAGCTTGGTTTCGATCAGGCCGGCGCGGGCCGGGCGGCACTGGTTGCAACCGAGCTGACCACTAACATCCTCAAACATGCCCAGAATGGCGAGTTGCACTGCCGTGTTGTACCTGGGCGTGGCGGGCAGGGGATCGAATTTATCGCCATCGACAGGGGGCCGGGCTTCGACGCGCACCGGTGTCTGCGCGATGGTTTTTCAACCGGTGGCACGCCGGGGGAAGGGCTGGGATCCATCTCCCGACAGTCTCAGGTGCTGGATATTTACGCTGACGAGCGCGGTGCTGTTGTGATGGCCCGCGTGTACCCGCCCGGCGTGACGGATCTGCGAGTCGGCGTCAATCAACACGCCATGCGCAATCAGACTGCCTGTGGTGATGTATGGCATCTGGCTGTTCAGGGGGCCAGGCTCAGCGCGCTGGTCATTGACGGACTGGGCCACGGCGAAGAGGCGGAAGTGGCTGCACGCTGCGGTGCAGAAGCCTTTGCTCAGCGCCCCTTTGAGCATCCGGATACGCTGCTCGCCGATATGCATCGAGCCATGAACGGTACACGGGGCGGGGCCGCAGCCATTGCGCAATATAACAGCGACAGTGCGGCGCTGCAGTTCGGGGGCATTGGCAACATTGGCGCGCGACTGATCTCGATGCATGGCTCGCGCGGGCTGGCCTCTCATCCCGGCATAGTCGGCGTGCAATTTCGCAAAGCGCACACCTTCGTTTATGCAGAGGCGAACGCCCAGCTGCTGGTCATGTATAGCGATGGTCTGCAGTCCCGCTGGGACCTCGGCGACTATCCGGCGCTGGCTATGCAGCATCCGGCGACTGTTGCTGCGGTGTTGCACCGGGATTTCTGCAGAGGCCGCGACGATGTCACCGTCGTGGCTATAGATCTGGAGCTACTCAATGGCTGA
- a CDS encoding anti-sigma regulatory factor: MKVTDKGTRPIRTEQDIVLARQACRKLAQDCGLRLVAQTKLVTAVSELARNTLVYGGGGDLNWEMLEDGLRRGIRIVFSDEGPGIPDMQLAMTEGWTSGNGLGLGLTGAKRLVNEFDIDSAPGKGTRISITQWT, translated from the coding sequence ATGAAGGTCACTGATAAGGGCACTCGACCCATCCGCACCGAGCAGGACATCGTTCTCGCTCGCCAGGCGTGCCGCAAGCTGGCGCAGGACTGCGGTCTGCGTCTGGTCGCACAGACCAAGCTGGTAACAGCTGTGAGTGAGCTGGCGCGTAATACGCTGGTCTACGGCGGCGGTGGCGACCTCAACTGGGAAATGCTGGAAGACGGTCTGCGTCGCGGCATTCGCATCGTTTTCAGTGATGAAGGCCCTGGTATTCCGGACATGCAGCTGGCGATGACCGAGGGCTGGACATCAGGAAATGGACTGGGACTGGGTCTGACCGGCGCCAAGCGACTGGTCAACGAGTTCGATATCGATTCCGCGCCTGGCAAGGGCACCCGCATCTCGATTACGCAATGGACTTGA
- a CDS encoding STAS domain-containing protein: MERIPILRMGDFLLVTVQVEMHDQLALNLQEDLADRISATAARGVLIDISALEIVDSFIGRMIANISGLSKIMDARTVLVGMQPAVAITLVELGLNLPGVATALNVDRGMQLLRDSVRQP; this comes from the coding sequence ATGGAGCGTATCCCGATACTTCGGATGGGTGATTTCCTGCTCGTCACTGTCCAGGTAGAGATGCACGACCAGTTGGCCCTGAATCTGCAGGAAGATCTTGCTGACCGGATTAGCGCAACGGCCGCCCGGGGCGTGCTCATCGATATTTCTGCCTTGGAGATTGTCGACTCCTTTATCGGCCGGATGATCGCCAATATTTCCGGCCTGTCCAAAATCATGGATGCGCGGACGGTACTGGTCGGCATGCAGCCGGCGGTTGCCATCACGCTGGTCGAACTGGGGCTGAATCTGCCTGGGGTCGCGACGGCGCTGAATGTTGATCGGGGAATGCAGCTGCTGCGCGACAGCGTGCGGCAACCATGA